A DNA window from Shewanella baltica contains the following coding sequences:
- a CDS encoding four helix bundle protein has translation MKFQKLEVWQLSYELSSSIYIATKDLRDWGFRDQITRSGLSVPSNIAEGMERYGAKEQIHFLYIAKASLAELITQAMIGKDIGYLEPNYVDELLIKTERLSAMLAGLIKSIKDRNSEHK, from the coding sequence ATGAAGTTTCAAAAGCTAGAAGTCTGGCAACTTAGTTACGAATTATCATCTTCTATTTATATAGCAACAAAAGACCTCCGAGATTGGGGCTTCAGAGATCAAATTACTCGGTCAGGACTTTCAGTTCCGTCAAATATTGCGGAGGGGATGGAGCGGTATGGTGCAAAAGAGCAAATACATTTTTTATATATTGCAAAAGCTTCGCTAGCTGAATTGATTACCCAAGCAATGATTGGTAAAGATATTGGTTATTTAGAGCCAAATTATGTTGATGAATTACTAATAAAAACTGAAAGATTATCTGCAATGTTAGCTGGGCTAATCAAATCGATTAAAGATCGAAATTCAGAACATAAATAA
- a CDS encoding Wzz/FepE/Etk N-terminal domain-containing protein, translating to MSNEINKYRQDAQFSTIQRPADDEIDLRELFSVIWQGKWLIIAITAVFAIGSVALALYLPNIYKSEALLAPAAEEQTGGLGALASQFGGLASLAGVNLRGKAAGTDKTQLAIEVLKSRKFASDFIQKHNILPDLMAAKKWDRDADIIIYDEEDYIASTHTWVRDVKLPFKPEPSMQEAYKVFSKLFFVNSDKETGMVTISVEHLSPTVAQQWVTWLIEDINKVMKDRDVAEANRSSEFLNKQISLTNVADIKSILYKLVEEQAKTIMFAEVRDEYVFKTIDPALVAENKDKPKRALIFLLGTMLGSLFSIFIVFFRYFTEK from the coding sequence ATGTCCAATGAAATAAACAAGTATAGGCAAGATGCACAGTTTTCAACTATCCAGCGACCCGCAGACGACGAAATTGATCTTCGCGAGTTATTCTCCGTCATCTGGCAAGGCAAATGGCTTATCATCGCGATTACAGCAGTATTTGCTATTGGTTCAGTGGCACTCGCACTTTATTTACCCAATATCTATAAATCTGAGGCGTTATTGGCGCCTGCAGCTGAAGAGCAAACAGGAGGCCTAGGTGCATTAGCTTCTCAGTTCGGTGGCTTAGCTAGCCTTGCTGGGGTTAATCTCCGTGGTAAAGCGGCGGGTACTGATAAAACTCAATTAGCGATAGAGGTATTAAAATCTCGTAAATTTGCCAGTGATTTTATTCAGAAGCACAATATTTTACCTGACTTAATGGCGGCTAAAAAATGGGATCGTGATGCGGATATTATTATATACGATGAAGAGGATTATATTGCTTCAACCCATACTTGGGTACGTGATGTCAAACTGCCCTTTAAGCCAGAACCTTCGATGCAAGAAGCCTATAAAGTGTTCAGTAAGTTATTTTTTGTCAATTCGGATAAAGAAACGGGAATGGTCACTATATCAGTAGAGCATCTATCGCCCACAGTCGCTCAGCAATGGGTTACTTGGTTAATTGAAGATATTAACAAAGTGATGAAGGACCGTGATGTTGCAGAAGCCAATCGAAGCAGTGAGTTTTTAAATAAGCAAATTTCCCTCACCAATGTCGCCGATATTAAATCGATCCTTTATAAGTTGGTTGAAGAGCAAGCTAAAACCATCATGTTCGCCGAAGTACGAGATGAATATGTATTTAAAACTATTGACCCTGCATTGGTGGCTGAAAATAAGGATAAACCAAAACGTGCTCTTATTTTTCTTTTAGGAACAATGCTTGGTAGTCTTTTTAGTATATTTATTGTTTTTTTTAGATATTTTACAGAAAAATAA
- a CDS encoding polysaccharide pyruvyl transferase family protein, which yields MNIGLITIHRTNNYGALMQAFATQHALKKFGNVEIIDYRNCLTEDSLSYIRFSPSFSGVKSFFKDILRVFPRIRAINAVNSFINDNFNLTVSVDSSSIDEIDLDRFDIFICGSDQIWNPQCISPDGKIDEVYFLSFSKDKHKLVSYASSAGAHKYNKLESHQVKKLLSRFEHISVRESELSIRLTEMLNKEVAHVLDPTLLLTAAEWKEHLCNAAMTSRCLPEKYILVYTVPKTNLLKDAIIRVKKKLGYKVISIDQGLYTSSSVDMQIRDATPNEFISIFERASFVITDSFHGVCFSINFNKNFMAVSPGIYSNRIDSLLKLTNLENRSVGTQNDIDTFDYDVYSLEAVKLLEGKRIESLQFLENALMNSNATK from the coding sequence ATGAACATTGGTTTAATTACGATACATAGAACAAATAATTATGGTGCACTAATGCAAGCCTTTGCAACGCAGCATGCATTAAAAAAATTCGGAAATGTGGAAATTATTGATTATAGAAATTGTTTGACTGAAGATAGTTTGAGTTATATACGTTTTTCACCTAGCTTTAGTGGTGTTAAGTCTTTTTTTAAAGATATTCTAAGAGTTTTTCCTAGAATAAGAGCCATTAATGCTGTTAATTCATTCATTAATGATAATTTCAATTTAACCGTAAGTGTTGATTCTAGTTCTATTGATGAAATTGATCTTGATCGCTTTGATATTTTTATTTGCGGGAGTGATCAGATATGGAACCCACAATGCATATCTCCTGATGGGAAAATTGATGAAGTTTATTTTTTATCTTTTTCAAAGGATAAGCATAAGCTTGTTTCGTATGCATCAAGTGCAGGAGCACACAAATATAATAAATTAGAATCTCATCAGGTTAAAAAATTATTGTCACGTTTTGAACATATAAGTGTTCGAGAAAGTGAGCTTTCAATAAGATTGACTGAAATGTTAAACAAAGAAGTTGCTCATGTTTTGGACCCTACATTACTATTGACCGCTGCTGAATGGAAGGAGCATTTATGTAATGCTGCAATGACTTCAAGATGTCTTCCTGAAAAGTATATATTAGTGTATACGGTTCCAAAAACAAATTTATTAAAAGATGCTATTATTCGTGTTAAAAAGAAATTAGGCTACAAAGTCATTTCTATTGATCAAGGGTTGTATACTTCATCGAGTGTAGATATGCAAATTCGAGATGCAACTCCAAATGAATTTATTAGTATCTTCGAACGAGCAAGTTTTGTTATTACTGATTCATTTCATGGCGTTTGTTTTTCAATTAATTTTAATAAAAATTTTATGGCAGTTAGTCCAGGTATTTATAGTAATAGAATTGATAGTTTGTTGAAATTGACAAATTTAGAGAACAGATCTGTTGGAACCCAAAATGATATTGATACATTTGATTATGATGTTTATTCACTTGAGGCAGTAAAGTTATTAGAGGGAAAAAGAATTGAATCACTTCAATTTTTAGAAAATGCGTTGATGAACTCAAATGCAACTAAATAA
- a CDS encoding nitroreductase family protein encodes MNNVVKMFGRLLLAFNGFLYDWIRFVKYNGWRKKLKSSSFRDYYNAKLYHTLEKSLSYKEQKINSGLDNSKLLLSNLSFATTDNATFHDIVAAKVLKDFCSNKNQEFTDLLVRIPELPDFYGDCGAKTVSLESWNKSRLAEPELFFFGRSSLREYSDDVVEFDIIERALKLANKTPSSCNMQPWHTYLINNQEKLKAAIDIQSGNRGFGDKIKGLLIITVDQTAFISSSERYQHWIDGGMYSMSVVYALHSLGVASCCLNWSEDPRRDKLLRKTLGIKNEHSIMMMISYGWPDDTNKVCVSPRKPIESMLSII; translated from the coding sequence ATGAATAACGTTGTTAAAATGTTTGGTAGATTGCTGCTTGCTTTTAATGGTTTTCTATACGATTGGATTAGGTTTGTAAAATATAATGGTTGGCGGAAAAAATTAAAATCGAGTAGTTTTAGAGATTATTACAATGCAAAATTATACCATACACTGGAAAAAAGCTTGAGTTATAAAGAACAAAAAATAAACTCAGGTTTAGATAATTCCAAGTTGCTGTTATCGAATCTGTCGTTTGCAACGACAGATAATGCAACATTCCACGACATTGTTGCAGCCAAAGTTCTTAAAGACTTTTGTTCGAATAAAAATCAAGAATTTACAGATTTGTTAGTAAGAATACCAGAGCTACCAGATTTTTATGGTGACTGCGGTGCGAAAACTGTTAGTCTTGAAAGTTGGAATAAATCTAGGCTAGCTGAACCTGAATTATTTTTCTTTGGGCGCTCTAGCCTAAGAGAATACTCTGATGATGTTGTCGAATTTGATATTATTGAAAGAGCACTTAAACTTGCCAATAAAACACCTTCATCTTGTAATATGCAACCATGGCATACATATCTAATTAATAATCAAGAGAAATTAAAAGCAGCTATTGATATACAGTCTGGTAATCGTGGTTTTGGAGATAAGATTAAAGGCTTGCTTATAATAACCGTCGATCAGACAGCATTTATTTCTTCGAGTGAAAGATATCAGCATTGGATTGATGGTGGAATGTACTCAATGTCAGTTGTTTATGCCCTTCATTCACTTGGAGTTGCTAGTTGTTGCTTGAACTGGAGTGAAGATCCAAGACGAGACAAGTTGCTTAGAAAAACGCTTGGTATTAAAAATGAGCATTCGATTATGATGATGATTAGTTATGGTTGGCCTGATGATACAAATAAAGTTTGTGTTTCACCTAGGAAACCAATTGAGTCAATGCTTAGTATAATTTGA
- a CDS encoding oligosaccharide flippase family protein: MSFLRFFKGASSVSFASLLSVALIFATQVVLSRFLEPQEFGDFISCVAILTIFSTFSTLGSDLSLLKKFGISNKVGREYGVSVAKYTLMTSGISCLLMSIFFYFTSSSNLQYKLMLLPCIIAFAIWSVVNVVYQVQHRYSVLAVYQVLPALLRLSVITLIFYSYDYLDFGYVIASYWAYNIAALILILFCAKSFYNLISGSIFDNEEIISHYVNFRTVFIDSLPYSIAAVSFAIYAQNGLYSVNKYVGSHESAAYGIALSFIFAIYVVPGVIYQKIILPKFHQWSNYNKPVLLKMLQLGNGAMLLLGVFFCLATLLFSNVFVDLFFGDKYLEAIHILHILAFALPFRFMISNLGALLSTGQNVKYKIFAMTLIVVACIILNIYVAQFFGAKGVAYLFVISEIAMFLAFMFIAQLKIYGVAVWLGWFKFRGQIK, encoded by the coding sequence ATGTCATTCTTAAGATTTTTCAAAGGGGCTTCATCTGTTTCATTCGCATCTTTATTAAGTGTAGCACTAATTTTTGCTACTCAAGTTGTATTATCTAGATTTTTAGAACCCCAGGAGTTTGGGGATTTTATATCATGTGTCGCTATTTTGACTATTTTCTCAACATTCAGTACTTTAGGCTCAGATCTTTCACTATTAAAAAAATTTGGTATATCAAATAAAGTAGGTCGTGAATATGGTGTTTCAGTTGCAAAATACACTCTAATGACATCAGGCATATCATGTTTATTAATGAGTATTTTTTTTTACTTTACGTCGAGTTCAAATTTACAATATAAACTGATGTTATTACCATGTATAATTGCTTTTGCGATTTGGAGTGTTGTAAATGTCGTGTATCAGGTTCAGCACCGTTATTCCGTCCTTGCTGTATACCAAGTTTTACCAGCTTTGCTTCGACTTTCAGTAATAACTTTAATATTTTATTCATATGATTATCTTGATTTTGGGTATGTGATTGCTTCATATTGGGCATACAACATTGCTGCATTAATTTTAATATTATTTTGTGCTAAAAGTTTTTACAATTTAATTTCTGGAAGTATTTTTGATAATGAGGAAATTATTTCTCATTATGTTAATTTTCGAACGGTTTTTATAGATTCCTTACCTTACTCTATTGCAGCAGTTTCGTTTGCAATTTATGCTCAAAATGGGCTTTATTCAGTTAATAAATATGTCGGTTCACATGAGAGTGCTGCATATGGGATCGCATTATCATTTATTTTTGCTATTTATGTTGTTCCTGGTGTTATTTATCAAAAAATAATTTTGCCAAAATTTCATCAGTGGTCAAATTATAATAAACCAGTACTTTTAAAAATGTTGCAATTAGGTAATGGAGCAATGCTTCTCTTGGGAGTATTTTTTTGCTTGGCAACACTCCTTTTTTCTAATGTATTTGTAGACTTGTTTTTTGGTGATAAGTATTTAGAAGCTATCCATATTCTACATATATTAGCTTTTGCTTTACCTTTTCGTTTCATGATCTCGAATTTAGGAGCACTATTATCTACTGGGCAAAATGTGAAATACAAAATATTTGCTATGACATTGATTGTAGTTGCTTGTATCATCCTTAATATTTATGTCGCTCAATTTTTTGGTGCAAAAGGTGTTGCATATTTATTTGTTATATCAGAGATTGCCATGTTTTTGGCTTTTATGTTTATTGCACAATTAAAAATTTATGGTGTTGCAGTTTGGTTGGGATGGTTCAAATTTCGAGGTCAGATTAAATGA